Proteins encoded within one genomic window of Sebastes fasciatus isolate fSebFas1 chromosome 18, fSebFas1.pri, whole genome shotgun sequence:
- the arhgap18 gene encoding rho GTPase-activating protein 18 isoform X2, translating into MSRQQQQQSQGVVLTGYHSNAELQPKTGPRASSCASAQDHEPPVPSRRTGHYTVQQNQNMHHGDRSGPSSPISGTKPTGTDSPSLLIPSAGAWPRSPASSSPKLGSSPKLGSSPRLSPRSRSRLRPQCHRSNSQDSLDELEMDDYWKEVENITRSGGEEAAGRGEGGGEGEVQEEEQQKIPEEGEQEEAWLTEAGLARLFDDSLAADGDQEEDSAVFLSTLTRSQAAAVERRVTSLQQTLLRRRNRQHVPDVRDIFRPPEKDEEPSKPKGGSENGQKDVTSAETETELNVEVAFSEQALTYRDNHQRSKVIMSPNSPDDKLPNFKLLRDKTGQTRIGDLSPLDMKKVRRLVLVESTALFDTAGIDLKAHKAVKVKSKESGLFGVPLATLLDQDQRRASGTKVPFILQRLISHIEEEGLNTEGLLRIPGAATRVKSLCQDLESSFYDGVFPWQQLKQHDAASLLKMFIRELPHPLLTVEYLNAFIAVNKLPTKKQQLQALNLLVLLLPEANRDTLKALAEFFQRVIDHQAKNKMTLNNVSVVMAPNIFMFKGFRSKVTEQQEFSMATSTANIVRLLIRYQNLLWTIPKFIMTQVRHQNTESHRKQNKERAVRKLLKKITTDKPSDKAVPEESSQGFIRVQAPQFSKVSMAVQLTGELQAADVLTRFLSQDSYAAVKREELCLYEIGGNIKERCLDGETYMKDLIQLNPTAEWVIKAVQR; encoded by the exons atgagtcggcagcagcagcagcagtcccaGGGAGTGGTTTTAACGGGTTACCACAGCAACGCGGAACTGCAGCCCAAAACTGGACCGCGTGCCTCCAGCTGTGCGTCAGCCCAGGACCACGAGCCCCCCGTGCCCAG CCGCAGAACCGGCCACTACACTGTTCAGCAGAACCAGAACATGCATCATGGAGACAGATCTGGGCCTTCCTCTCCCATCAGCGGTACCAAACCCACCGGCACTGACTCACCGTCGCTACTCATCCCAAGTGCTGGCGCTTGGCCCAGGTCTCCGGCCTCATCCAGCCCTAAGCTAGGCTCCAGCCCTAAATTAGGCTCCAGCCCTAGACTCAGTCCCAGGTCTAGGTCCAGACTGCGGCCACAATGCCATCGCAGCAACTCTCAG GACTCTCTGGACGAGCTGGAGATGGACGACTACTGGAAGGAGGTGGAGAATATTACCCGCtcaggaggagaagaagcagcGGGGAGGGGAGAAGGTGGAGGAGAAGGGGAAGTgcaagaggaggagcagcagaaaattCCTGAGG AAGGCGAACAGGAGGAGGCGTGGCTTACAGAGGCGGGGCTAGCACGGCTGTTTGATGATTCACTGGCAGCTGACGGAGATCAG GAAGAAGACAGCGCGGTGTTCCTGTCCACGCTGACCAGGTCTCAGGCGGCGGCGGTCGAACGTCGTGTGACATCGCTACAGCAGACGTTGTTACGCCGACGCAACCGGCAACATGTTCCTGATGTTAGGGATATATTCAGACCTCCTGAAAAG GATGAGGAGCCCAGTAAACCTAAAGGGGGAAGTGAGAACGGACAAAAAGATGTCACTTCAGCCG AAACGGAGACCGAGCTCAACGTTGAAGTGGCGTTTTCAGAGCAGGCGCTCACTTACAGGGACAACCaccaaaggtcaaaggtcataaTGAGCCCGAACTCACCTGACGACAAACTACCG AACTTCAAGCTGCTCCGAGATAAAACAGGTCAGACCAGAATAGGAGATCTGTCTCCTCTGGATATGAAAAAG GTGCGAAGACTGGTGCTTGTGGAGTCGACAGCTCTGTTTGACACTGCTGGGATCGACCTAAAGGCACACAAAGCTGTCAAAGTAAAGAGTAaag aaagTGGTCTATTTGGTGTTCCCCTTGCCACTTTATTGGATCAGGACCAGAGGCGGGCTTCTGGGACCAAAGTGCCATTCATACTGCAGAGG CTTATTAGTCATATTGAGGAGGAAGGATTGAATACAGAGGGGCTGCTACGGATCCCTGGAGCGGCCACCAGAGTCAAG TCACTGTGCCAGGATCTCGAGTCCTCTTTCTATGATGGGGTGTTTCCGTGGCAACAGTTGAAGCAACACGATGCTGCTAGTCTTTTGAAGATGTTCATCAGGGAGTTGCCCCATCCGTTGCTGACTGTGGAGTACCTCAACGCATTTATCGCTGTCAACA agCTCCCCACAaagaagcagcagctgcaggctTTGAACCTGCTGGTCCTTTTGTTACCTGAGGCCAATCGGGACACTTTGAAG GCACTAGCGGAGTTTTTCCAGCGTGTGATCGACCACCAGGCCAAGAATAAAATGACCCTCAACAATGTCTCCGTTGTCATGGCACCCAACATCTTCATGTTCAAAGGCTTCCGCTCCAAGGTTACAGAGCAACAGGAGTTCTCCATGGCAACCAGCACGGCCAACATCGTCCGGCTGCTGATTCGATACCAGAATCTTCTCTGGACA ATCCCCAAGTTCATTATGACGCAGGTCAGACATCAAAACACTGAAAGCCATcggaaacaaaataaagagagagcTGTGAGGAAGCTGCTGAAGAAGATAACCACTGACAAACCATCAGATAAAGCTGTCCCTGAG GAGAGTTCGCAGGGATTCATTCGAGTTCAAGCACCACAGTTCAGTAAAGTGTCCATGGCCGTTCAGCTTACTGGAGAGCTGCAGGCTGCTGATGTGTTGACACGCTTCCTCAGCCAGGACAG TTACGCGGCAGTGAAACGAGAAGAGCTGTGTCTCTATGAGATTGGTGGAAACATCA AGGAGAGATGTCTAGATGGGGAAACGTACATGAAAGACCTCATCCAGCTGAACCCTACAGCCGAATGGGTCATCAAAGCTGTGCAGCGATAA
- the LOC141756387 gene encoding protein sel-1 homolog 1-like isoform X1 yields the protein MGYKRCLKTARGVYIFTILLIVFIKGVTADEEQHGNEGPELKSYHDPDSEEEDIRLASGIVAGASVTSDHEVSQPEEEKPSTGEGLEGEEKEDLPEQPPPVEEKPKEVPVVNGGTAHGEPCIFPFLFQGKEYSDCTTDGRGDGRLWCATIYDYDHEKKWGFCETEEQAQQRLQAEEADDQYITVLRMLNATTRRTQKKELYEKLQKVAEKGHHKAMEKVAYAMLFGDYMSQNVTKAKEMFEKLAMEGSPKAQTALGFLYAAGLGVNSSQAKALVYYTFGALGGNLISHMILGYRYWGGVGVPQSCESALTHYRLVANQVASDVSLTGGSAVQRIRLLDEVENPGSTSGMLEEDLIQYYQFLAEKGDVQAQVGLGQLHLHGGRGVEQNHQRAYDYFNQAANAGNTHAMAFLGKMYSEGSEYIPQNNETALQYFKKASDLGNPVGQSGLGMAYLYGRGVPVNYEMALKYFQKAAEQGWVDGQLQLGTMYYNGIGVKRDYKQALKFFNLASQAGHILAFYNLAQMHATGTGVMRSCHTAVELFKNVCERGRWSDRLMAAYGSFKEGEADAALVQYLLLAEQGYEVAQSNVAFILDQKGARIFTENETYPRALLHWTRAAAQGYTVARIKLGDYHFYGYGTDVDYETAVIHYRLASEQQHSAQAMFNLGYMHEKGLGIKQDIHLAKRFYDMAAEASPDAQVPVFLALCKLGLIYTLQYLQDLNLKELITQVDLDQLLGPEWDLYLMTVIALLLGTVIAYRQRQHQIIVPPRPPVPAPAPPPRPPQEQSQAEAEPQGQGEGEAQAQGPAQAEEEEQQQ from the exons ATGGGCTATAAAAGGTGTTTAAAGACTGCAAGAGGGGTTTATATCTTCACCATCCTGCTGATAGTCTTCATCAAAGGAGTAACAGCTG ATGAAGAGCAACATGGTAATGAAGGACCAGAGCTAAAG TCTTACCACGATCCAGACTCTGAAGAAGAAGACATCCGTCTGGCGTCAGGAATTGTGGCCGGTGcatctgtgacctctgaccatGAAGTCTCCCAGCCAGAGGAAGAGAAACCGTCAACTGGGGAGGGActagaaggagaggagaaggaggaccTGCCTGAGCAGCCTCCTCCAGTTGAGGAGAAACCTAAAGAGG tTCCTGTGGTGAATGGAGGTACAGCCCATGGAGAGCCCTGCATCTTCCCCTTCCTCTTCCAGGGGAAAGAATACTCGGACTGTACCACTGATGGACGGGGGGATGGACGGCTGTGGTGCGCCACAATCTACGACTATGACCATGAGAAGAAGTGGGGTTTCTGTGAAA CGGAGGAGCAGGCCCAGCAGAGACTGCAGGCGGAGGAGGCTGACGACCAGTATATAACTGTCCTGCGCATGCTCAATGCCACCACCAGGAGGACCCAAAAGAAAGA ATTATACGAAAAGCTGCAGAAAGTAGCAGAGAAAGGCCACCATAAAGCCATGGAGAAGGTGGCGTACGCCATGCTGTTTGGAGACTACATGAGCCAGAACGTCACCAAGGCCAAAGAAATGTTTGAGAAGCTTGCCATGGAGGGCTCGCCTAAAGCTCAGACG GCTCTTGGCTTTCTGTACGCAGCAGGACTTGGAGTTAACTCGAGTCAGGCTAAG gCCCTGGTTTACTACACCTTCGGTGCACTGGGTGGAAACTTGATATCTCATATGATTCTG GGATACCGATATTGGGGAGGTGTGGGTGTTCCCCAGAGCTGTGAGTCAGCCCTAACACACTACCGGCTTGTGGCAAATCAGG TGGCCAGTGACGTGTCCCTGACAGGGGGCTCAGCGGTGCAGAGGATCAGGCTGCTGGATGAGGTGGAGAACCCAGGATCTACCAGTGGGATGTTGGAGGAGGACTTGATCCAGTACTATCAGTTTCTGGCTGAGAAAGGAGATGTTCAAGCTCAG GTGGGATTAGGTCAGCTGCACCTGCATGGAGGACGTGGAGTAGAACAGAATCATCAG AGGGCGTATGACTACTTCAACCAGGCTGCAAATGCAGGGAATACACACGCTATGGCTTTCCTCGGGAAG ATGTACTCAGAAGGCAGCGAGTATATCCCTCAGAACAACGAGACAGCCCTGCAGTACTTTAAGAAGGCCTCCGACTTG GGTAATCCAGTGGGACAGAGTGGCCTGGGCATGGCCTACCTATATGGGAGAGGTGTCCCAGTG AACTATGAGATGGCACTGAAGTACTTCCAAAAGGCAGCAGAGCAGGGCTGGGTGGATGGACAACTCCAGCTGGGCACCATGTATTACA ATGGCATTGGTGTGAAGCGTGATTACAAGCAGGCACTTAAATTCTTCAACCTGGCCTCACAGGCGGGCCACATCCTGGCCTTCTACAACTTGGCCCAGATGCATGCTACTGGCACCGGTGTGATGCGCTCCTGCCACACTGCCGTGGAG CTCTTCAAGAACGTGTGTGAACGCGGTCGCTGGTCGGATCGTCTCATGGCGGCCTACGGCAGCTTTAAGGAGGGTGAGGCCGACGCTGCGCTGGTCCAGTATCTGCTGCTGGCTGAGCAGGGCTACGAGGTGGCCCAGAGCAACGTGGCCTTCATTCTGGATCAAA AAGGAGCTAGAATCTTCACTGAGAATGAGACCTACCCTCGTGCATTGCTCCACTGGACAAGAGCTGCAGCACAAG GTTACACTGTGGCAAGGATAAAGCTAGGGGACTACCACTTCTACGGCTACGGGACAGATGTGGACTATGAGACGGCTGTGATCCACTACAGACTGGCAtcagagcagcagcacagcGCCCAGGCCATGTTTAACCTGGGCTACATGCATGAGAAAGGCCTGGGCATCAAACAG GACATCCATTTAGCCAAGCGTTTCTACGACATGGCCGCTGAAGCCAGCCCCGATGCCCAGGTCCCAGTTTTCTTGGCCCTGTGCAAGCTGGGCCTGATTTACACTCTGCAGTACCTGCAGGATCTTAAT TTAAAGGAGCTGATTACTCAGGTGGACCTGGACCAGCTCCTGGGCCCGGAGTGGGACCTCTACCTCATGACCGTCATCGCCCTGCTGCTAGGCACGGTCATCGCCTACAGGCAGCGCCAGCACCAAATCATAGTTCCCCCTCGCCCGCCTGTCCCTGCCCCGGCGCCCCCTCCCAGACCGCCTCAGGAACAGTCGCAAGCCGAGGCCGAGCCCCAGGgacagggagagggagaggcgCAAGCCCAGGGCCCGGCCCAggcggaagaggaggagcagcagcagtga
- the LOC141756387 gene encoding protein sel-1 homolog 1-like isoform X2: MGYKRCLKTARGVYIFTILLIVFIKGVTADEEQHGNEGPELKSYHDPDSEEEDIRLASGIVAGASVTSDHEVSQPEEEKPSTGEGLEGEEKEDLPEQPPPVEEKPKEVPVVNGGTAHGEPCIFPFLFQGKEYSDCTTDGRGDGRLWCATIYDYDHEKKWGFCETEEQAQQRLQAEEADDQYITVLRMLNATTRRTQKKELYEKLQKVAEKGHHKAMEKVAYAMLFGDYMSQNVTKAKEMFEKLAMEGSPKAQTALGFLYAAGLGVNSSQAKALVYYTFGALGGNLISHMILGYRYWGGVGVPQSCESALTHYRLVANQVASDVSLTGGSAVQRIRLLDEVENPGSTSGMLEEDLIQYYQFLAEKGDVQAQVGLGQLHLHGGRGVEQNHQRAYDYFNQAANAGNTHAMAFLGKMYSEGSEYIPQNNETALQYFKKASDLGNPVGQSGLGMAYLYGRGVPVNYEMALKYFQKAAEQGWVDGQLQLGTMYYNGIGVKRDYKQALKFFNLASQAGHILAFYNLAQMHATGTGVMRSCHTAVELFKNVCERGRWSDRLMAAYGSFKEGEADAALVQYLLLAEQGYEVAQSNVAFILDQRARIFTENETYPRALLHWTRAAAQGYTVARIKLGDYHFYGYGTDVDYETAVIHYRLASEQQHSAQAMFNLGYMHEKGLGIKQDIHLAKRFYDMAAEASPDAQVPVFLALCKLGLIYTLQYLQDLNLKELITQVDLDQLLGPEWDLYLMTVIALLLGTVIAYRQRQHQIIVPPRPPVPAPAPPPRPPQEQSQAEAEPQGQGEGEAQAQGPAQAEEEEQQQ; encoded by the exons ATGGGCTATAAAAGGTGTTTAAAGACTGCAAGAGGGGTTTATATCTTCACCATCCTGCTGATAGTCTTCATCAAAGGAGTAACAGCTG ATGAAGAGCAACATGGTAATGAAGGACCAGAGCTAAAG TCTTACCACGATCCAGACTCTGAAGAAGAAGACATCCGTCTGGCGTCAGGAATTGTGGCCGGTGcatctgtgacctctgaccatGAAGTCTCCCAGCCAGAGGAAGAGAAACCGTCAACTGGGGAGGGActagaaggagaggagaaggaggaccTGCCTGAGCAGCCTCCTCCAGTTGAGGAGAAACCTAAAGAGG tTCCTGTGGTGAATGGAGGTACAGCCCATGGAGAGCCCTGCATCTTCCCCTTCCTCTTCCAGGGGAAAGAATACTCGGACTGTACCACTGATGGACGGGGGGATGGACGGCTGTGGTGCGCCACAATCTACGACTATGACCATGAGAAGAAGTGGGGTTTCTGTGAAA CGGAGGAGCAGGCCCAGCAGAGACTGCAGGCGGAGGAGGCTGACGACCAGTATATAACTGTCCTGCGCATGCTCAATGCCACCACCAGGAGGACCCAAAAGAAAGA ATTATACGAAAAGCTGCAGAAAGTAGCAGAGAAAGGCCACCATAAAGCCATGGAGAAGGTGGCGTACGCCATGCTGTTTGGAGACTACATGAGCCAGAACGTCACCAAGGCCAAAGAAATGTTTGAGAAGCTTGCCATGGAGGGCTCGCCTAAAGCTCAGACG GCTCTTGGCTTTCTGTACGCAGCAGGACTTGGAGTTAACTCGAGTCAGGCTAAG gCCCTGGTTTACTACACCTTCGGTGCACTGGGTGGAAACTTGATATCTCATATGATTCTG GGATACCGATATTGGGGAGGTGTGGGTGTTCCCCAGAGCTGTGAGTCAGCCCTAACACACTACCGGCTTGTGGCAAATCAGG TGGCCAGTGACGTGTCCCTGACAGGGGGCTCAGCGGTGCAGAGGATCAGGCTGCTGGATGAGGTGGAGAACCCAGGATCTACCAGTGGGATGTTGGAGGAGGACTTGATCCAGTACTATCAGTTTCTGGCTGAGAAAGGAGATGTTCAAGCTCAG GTGGGATTAGGTCAGCTGCACCTGCATGGAGGACGTGGAGTAGAACAGAATCATCAG AGGGCGTATGACTACTTCAACCAGGCTGCAAATGCAGGGAATACACACGCTATGGCTTTCCTCGGGAAG ATGTACTCAGAAGGCAGCGAGTATATCCCTCAGAACAACGAGACAGCCCTGCAGTACTTTAAGAAGGCCTCCGACTTG GGTAATCCAGTGGGACAGAGTGGCCTGGGCATGGCCTACCTATATGGGAGAGGTGTCCCAGTG AACTATGAGATGGCACTGAAGTACTTCCAAAAGGCAGCAGAGCAGGGCTGGGTGGATGGACAACTCCAGCTGGGCACCATGTATTACA ATGGCATTGGTGTGAAGCGTGATTACAAGCAGGCACTTAAATTCTTCAACCTGGCCTCACAGGCGGGCCACATCCTGGCCTTCTACAACTTGGCCCAGATGCATGCTACTGGCACCGGTGTGATGCGCTCCTGCCACACTGCCGTGGAG CTCTTCAAGAACGTGTGTGAACGCGGTCGCTGGTCGGATCGTCTCATGGCGGCCTACGGCAGCTTTAAGGAGGGTGAGGCCGACGCTGCGCTGGTCCAGTATCTGCTGCTGGCTGAGCAGGGCTACGAGGTGGCCCAGAGCAACGTGGCCTTCATTCTGGATCAAA GAGCTAGAATCTTCACTGAGAATGAGACCTACCCTCGTGCATTGCTCCACTGGACAAGAGCTGCAGCACAAG GTTACACTGTGGCAAGGATAAAGCTAGGGGACTACCACTTCTACGGCTACGGGACAGATGTGGACTATGAGACGGCTGTGATCCACTACAGACTGGCAtcagagcagcagcacagcGCCCAGGCCATGTTTAACCTGGGCTACATGCATGAGAAAGGCCTGGGCATCAAACAG GACATCCATTTAGCCAAGCGTTTCTACGACATGGCCGCTGAAGCCAGCCCCGATGCCCAGGTCCCAGTTTTCTTGGCCCTGTGCAAGCTGGGCCTGATTTACACTCTGCAGTACCTGCAGGATCTTAAT TTAAAGGAGCTGATTACTCAGGTGGACCTGGACCAGCTCCTGGGCCCGGAGTGGGACCTCTACCTCATGACCGTCATCGCCCTGCTGCTAGGCACGGTCATCGCCTACAGGCAGCGCCAGCACCAAATCATAGTTCCCCCTCGCCCGCCTGTCCCTGCCCCGGCGCCCCCTCCCAGACCGCCTCAGGAACAGTCGCAAGCCGAGGCCGAGCCCCAGGgacagggagagggagaggcgCAAGCCCAGGGCCCGGCCCAggcggaagaggaggagcagcagcagtga
- the fkbp6 gene encoding inactive peptidyl-prolyl cis-trans isomerase FKBP6, whose translation MSGNGLISSIRRLISDEEQLRRNTPSPFDQLRQQMDDVLGDEGILKEVVQPGEGPPVPENASVLIHYSGFLEYSDRPFETTTHLKYPRMMKLGKDVTVFGLEVGLLTMRKGEFSRFLFQPRYAYGDLGCPPFIPAAAVLLYEIQMVDFLDSAQVDDFIAMCPEEQNTVPLSTLLEVVSTLRSFGNRCFNQSHYDNAKDRYKQATKLLGNRETESDAETERIKTALLPLYLNLSLTEVRLDSPNKALKYGKKALEIDSANTKALFRCGQAYLELHEYESAQGCLITAQAKKPFDSDINNLLRKVAICCKESLDKQKDVYSKMFKDLRSK comes from the exons ATGTCAGGTAACGGGTTAATATCCAGTATCCGGAGGTTAATAAGCGATGAAGAGCAGCTGAGGAGGAACACTCCG AGTCCGTTTGATCAACTTCGCCAGCAGATGGATGATGTCTTGGGAGATGAAGGGATCCTGAAAGAGGTGGTACAACCTGGAGAGGGCCCACCTGTACCTGAAAACGCTTCAGTATTGA TCCATTACTCTGGTTTCCTGGAATACTCTGACCGGCCTTTTGAAACCACCACGCACCTCAAGTACCCCCGGATGATGAAGTTAGGGAAAG ATGTGACGGTGTTCGGACTGGAGGTGGGCCTGTTGACCATGCGGAAAGGAGAGTTCTCTCGCTTCCTCTTCCAGCCCCGGTATGCGTACGGGGACCTCGGCTGTCCTCCGTTCATTCCCGCCGCTGCAGTGCTTCTGTATGAGATTCAGATGGTCGACTTCCTGGACTCGGCTCAAGTGGACGACTTCATCGCGATGTGTCCG GAGGAGCAGAACACAGTTCCTCTGTCCACGCTCCTCGAAGTTGTCAGTACTCTACGCAGCTTTGGCAACCGATGCTTCAACCAGAGCCATTACGACAACGCCAAAGATCGCTATAAACAG GCAACGAAGCTGCTAGGAAACAGGGAAACAGAGAGCgatgcagagacagagaggatcaAGACAGCGCTGCTTCCTCTCTATCTGAACCTTTCTCTCACCGAGGTCCGTCTGGACAGCCCGAACAAAGCCCTGAAATACGGCAAGAAAGCCTTGGAGATAGACTCTGCCAACACAAAGGCTCTTTTCCGCTGCGGTCAG GCGTATCTGGAGCTGCATGAGTACGAGAGCGCCCAGGGTTGCCTCATAACTGCTCAAGCAAAAAAGCCCTTCGACAGCGACATTAACAACCTGCTGAGGAAGGTGGCAAT ATGTTGTAAAGAGAGCTTGGACAAGCAGAAAGACGTGTACTCCAAGATGTTCAAAGACTTGAGGAGCAAGTGA
- the arhgap18 gene encoding rho GTPase-activating protein 18 isoform X1, with amino-acid sequence MSRQQQQQSQGVVLTGYHSNAELQPKTGPRASSCASAQDHEPPVPSRRTGHYTVQQNQNMHHGDRSGPSSPISGTKPTGTDSPSLLIPSAGAWPRSPASSSPKLGSSPKLGSSPRLSPRSRSRLRPQCHRSNSQDSLDELEMDDYWKEVENITRSGGEEAAGRGEGGGEGEVQEEEQQKIPEEGEQEEAWLTEAGLARLFDDSLAADGDQEEDSAVFLSTLTRSQAAAVERRVTSLQQTLLRRRNRQHVPDVRDIFRPPEKDEEPSKPKGGSENGQKDVTSAGALETELNVEVAFSEQALTYRDNHQRSKVIMSPNSPDDKLPNFKLLRDKTGQTRIGDLSPLDMKKVRRLVLVESTALFDTAGIDLKAHKAVKVKSKESGLFGVPLATLLDQDQRRASGTKVPFILQRLISHIEEEGLNTEGLLRIPGAATRVKSLCQDLESSFYDGVFPWQQLKQHDAASLLKMFIRELPHPLLTVEYLNAFIAVNKLPTKKQQLQALNLLVLLLPEANRDTLKALAEFFQRVIDHQAKNKMTLNNVSVVMAPNIFMFKGFRSKVTEQQEFSMATSTANIVRLLIRYQNLLWTIPKFIMTQVRHQNTESHRKQNKERAVRKLLKKITTDKPSDKAVPEESSQGFIRVQAPQFSKVSMAVQLTGELQAADVLTRFLSQDSYAAVKREELCLYEIGGNIKERCLDGETYMKDLIQLNPTAEWVIKAVQR; translated from the exons atgagtcggcagcagcagcagcagtcccaGGGAGTGGTTTTAACGGGTTACCACAGCAACGCGGAACTGCAGCCCAAAACTGGACCGCGTGCCTCCAGCTGTGCGTCAGCCCAGGACCACGAGCCCCCCGTGCCCAG CCGCAGAACCGGCCACTACACTGTTCAGCAGAACCAGAACATGCATCATGGAGACAGATCTGGGCCTTCCTCTCCCATCAGCGGTACCAAACCCACCGGCACTGACTCACCGTCGCTACTCATCCCAAGTGCTGGCGCTTGGCCCAGGTCTCCGGCCTCATCCAGCCCTAAGCTAGGCTCCAGCCCTAAATTAGGCTCCAGCCCTAGACTCAGTCCCAGGTCTAGGTCCAGACTGCGGCCACAATGCCATCGCAGCAACTCTCAG GACTCTCTGGACGAGCTGGAGATGGACGACTACTGGAAGGAGGTGGAGAATATTACCCGCtcaggaggagaagaagcagcGGGGAGGGGAGAAGGTGGAGGAGAAGGGGAAGTgcaagaggaggagcagcagaaaattCCTGAGG AAGGCGAACAGGAGGAGGCGTGGCTTACAGAGGCGGGGCTAGCACGGCTGTTTGATGATTCACTGGCAGCTGACGGAGATCAG GAAGAAGACAGCGCGGTGTTCCTGTCCACGCTGACCAGGTCTCAGGCGGCGGCGGTCGAACGTCGTGTGACATCGCTACAGCAGACGTTGTTACGCCGACGCAACCGGCAACATGTTCCTGATGTTAGGGATATATTCAGACCTCCTGAAAAG GATGAGGAGCCCAGTAAACCTAAAGGGGGAAGTGAGAACGGACAAAAAGATGTCACTTCAGCCGGTGCGTT GGAGACCGAGCTCAACGTTGAAGTGGCGTTTTCAGAGCAGGCGCTCACTTACAGGGACAACCaccaaaggtcaaaggtcataaTGAGCCCGAACTCACCTGACGACAAACTACCG AACTTCAAGCTGCTCCGAGATAAAACAGGTCAGACCAGAATAGGAGATCTGTCTCCTCTGGATATGAAAAAG GTGCGAAGACTGGTGCTTGTGGAGTCGACAGCTCTGTTTGACACTGCTGGGATCGACCTAAAGGCACACAAAGCTGTCAAAGTAAAGAGTAaag aaagTGGTCTATTTGGTGTTCCCCTTGCCACTTTATTGGATCAGGACCAGAGGCGGGCTTCTGGGACCAAAGTGCCATTCATACTGCAGAGG CTTATTAGTCATATTGAGGAGGAAGGATTGAATACAGAGGGGCTGCTACGGATCCCTGGAGCGGCCACCAGAGTCAAG TCACTGTGCCAGGATCTCGAGTCCTCTTTCTATGATGGGGTGTTTCCGTGGCAACAGTTGAAGCAACACGATGCTGCTAGTCTTTTGAAGATGTTCATCAGGGAGTTGCCCCATCCGTTGCTGACTGTGGAGTACCTCAACGCATTTATCGCTGTCAACA agCTCCCCACAaagaagcagcagctgcaggctTTGAACCTGCTGGTCCTTTTGTTACCTGAGGCCAATCGGGACACTTTGAAG GCACTAGCGGAGTTTTTCCAGCGTGTGATCGACCACCAGGCCAAGAATAAAATGACCCTCAACAATGTCTCCGTTGTCATGGCACCCAACATCTTCATGTTCAAAGGCTTCCGCTCCAAGGTTACAGAGCAACAGGAGTTCTCCATGGCAACCAGCACGGCCAACATCGTCCGGCTGCTGATTCGATACCAGAATCTTCTCTGGACA ATCCCCAAGTTCATTATGACGCAGGTCAGACATCAAAACACTGAAAGCCATcggaaacaaaataaagagagagcTGTGAGGAAGCTGCTGAAGAAGATAACCACTGACAAACCATCAGATAAAGCTGTCCCTGAG GAGAGTTCGCAGGGATTCATTCGAGTTCAAGCACCACAGTTCAGTAAAGTGTCCATGGCCGTTCAGCTTACTGGAGAGCTGCAGGCTGCTGATGTGTTGACACGCTTCCTCAGCCAGGACAG TTACGCGGCAGTGAAACGAGAAGAGCTGTGTCTCTATGAGATTGGTGGAAACATCA AGGAGAGATGTCTAGATGGGGAAACGTACATGAAAGACCTCATCCAGCTGAACCCTACAGCCGAATGGGTCATCAAAGCTGTGCAGCGATAA